The sequence below is a genomic window from Lolium perenne isolate Kyuss_39 chromosome 4, Kyuss_2.0, whole genome shotgun sequence.
GGCATTGTCAGATAGGAATGAATCGGTAAACTGGAAGATGAAATAAACTGATGAAATTTGGCCCAGAACCTCCAAGACCCTTGCAGGAAATGCATCTAGAAGAAAATCCACATCCTCTGGAAAGAGCTGGAGGTTCTTGCTCCTGAGCAGGAACTCAACCTCACCCCCCTCAAAATCAACAAGGAAACCAATCTTGAGAAGCTCAGTGAGCGAAGAAATGAGATCAACTCTATCATAGAGCAGTCCCTGAGACATTTCCTCTGCAAAGCATGTCGCCATCTCCATCTTAGCTGTCCTTCCAAGCAACCCAACAGATTTCTGAATGTACAGCTTGCGGTCCTCCCTCTCCCACCTAAACATCCTACGAACTTTAACTGATACCGTTCTTCCCGAAGATAGCAGTTCTACTTTGTAGCTCACAGTGATAGGTTCTATCATCTCAAGAACCTTTGTGCCGGGCAGACAAGAGACCATCTGATGCCTCTTCTCTGAAGCAATCTCAAGGACCGGGTTAGCCAGGAAAGCAAGGATAATTCTAAGAAATCCAGGGGTTACAATGGCATCAGTTGTCTCGACCACTTGACAAGAACTCAAGTTTGGACGGAAAGATTCATCCTTAATGACGGCCTTGGATATTGACCGGACACCTAAACTCTGGTAGATAATGTCCATCTTAGCACGAGAAACAAATGACAGACCTGTTGGGTACCAGACGAACATTGGGTTTGAAGAGAACTGATCAAACAAGTGCTTCAGGAGGAGATCGTCCGGAACAAACACATCTTCAACCTCCCGGAGGACGATCTTGTCATTGACAAGAACAGGAACTCTTGTGACAGATCCTGACAGGAGATTTGCCGTCGTTGTATTCCAATGACTACCGATGAACTCCCAGAAGGAACAACAACTAGCTGGTCTCAACTCAAAGGATGTGCACTCCCATGAGCGCCAAAGAATGCAGTGATCCAAAACTCTTGGGCTGTGCCTGACATGAAAGGCTGTGGAGAAAAAGGGAAACAAATCTTTTTCATagtaattatccaagacattaaaaCGCACACTGAATAAGCCACTCCTGTCATGAAGAACGCAATCACCAGGACTCACCCACCGGCCACTGCTTCTCCCCTTCGGTATCCATATCCAGTTTTCACCTTCTTTTTTAGGTTCCCATTTGAATGCAGCGAAGTATCTGTATATTCTAGATATAGTGTCCGTTCTAGAGAAGCTTTTAAGATTCAGTGCCATTAGAGAGCATccagagccaacatccaagacaaCTCCGATCATCTTGAGCTCTGTCCTATATGACAGTATATCAGGGCCATGGAATGATACATCGATGAAAGGACCATCTTCCATGTGGAAATAGGAAGAccaagttgaatcatataggataCATCCATCTGCATACCGGTATCCAAGAGTTGTTTTGATCTGCATCTTTCGAATTTCTTCTGCAAACTTTCTTGGATGAACACTTAGTTGCATGCATTTAAGCAAAGCCACGAGAGTCGAGTTCAGAGATAGACAAGGGTGTAAACCATTTGGGATAGGAATTTCATGCGTCTCATCAATAGCTAAACTTGACAAGAGAATATCTGCTCCATGGTTAAGATCTACAGCAACACCCAAAGCCTTCAGCTCCTTCTTGTAGCTATAGATTTTCTTGCCCGTGCCGTGGATGAAGTCACTGTCATCGATGAATGGTAGACTTGCAACTGGAATGACAGGCTCCCATGAGCAATCAAAGAGGGCACATTTATCTGGTGTCCTAAATCCATGTGAAGGATGCAGCCACTTCTCAGTATGCATAAATTTAAGAATATTGGCAGGAAATGTTTTGTTCTCACTCAGCTCCTTGTAGCACGAGATTAGGGCAAGCCTGATTTCCTTTGTAATGGAACATGTTGACAAGAGCTTCTTCAGATGAGAAGTTATAGCATTGCTTGCTTGTTACAAACTAGCGACAACCCTGATCTTCGTGAGCTCTTCCCGATAGGACAAGATTTCATCGCCATAGAAAGACAAATCAAGCAATGGAACTACATCTGCGAACTTAACGAGGCATTTCCACTCGGAATCAAGAAGAAAAGTTTCACGGGGAGCTCTGAAATCAGCATTGGTCTTCAACCATGGACGCTTCTTCAGTCCTTTCACCAATTTTCTGCATGAATCGGCATATCGAATacacttgagtagcataatagcAGCACCAGATGTAACTGAACCTGTCGGAAGCTTAAAATTATCCACAATTACCTGGTAGTTCTGTTTGAATCTTACAAGAACACCTAATATCTCAAGCTCTGACTTAAAGCTACTGATACCATTGCCATAAAAATCAATGTCAATGAATGGTAAACAGCTAATCTCGGATGGTATTGTCCACTCTGAACTGCAAAGGATTGACTCGGCAGGGGACATGTATCCATGGCAAGTCTTGACCCACCTCCCAGTTCTGATGCTCGAAATGAGATGGTCAGGTGATATGTTCTCCTGTTGCAGGAATCTGATGAACTGGAGAGAGAAAGCATGCTATCTGCTGTCAGAGCACCTGCGTCCATTGACATGAAATTCTTGCCAATATATGACATTGCATCAGAAAACTCAAACTTGACACCAAGTGTTTCCAATACGTTTTTGTATGAAGCAACTTTGCCCAAGTAAAATTCTTGATCAATCATTGGCACATCCACAAAGGCAGCTTCAGCCTGAAACAAATGACCCCATTCCTCATTTAGCAGGAAAGATTCTGATGGTGCGCAGTAACCAACAGATGTCTTAAGCCATGTCCCGCAAATGATACAATTCAAAAACTTTGGTGGCAGTGTTACATCCCTAGACCTTAAATCCTCAATCCATTCTAGAAGAAGTGCATTCTTCATATTAAAGGAGATGATGCAGCAGGGAAGCCAGCATCTGGAGGAACCAACGACAGCACATCAGTGGCTTGCATATATTTCTTGACAGATGACAAAAAATGATCTTCATATGCATGAGCCTCAGAAAACTTGCTAGCAGACATGTAATCATCTGCAAGCTCAACATAACTTTGGCCTCTCCATGGATTTTAACCCAGCAATGCAGCCCACTTGCTCATTCTGAATGGCAGCAGAACTGCGCTTCTTGTAGCAATGACAGAACTGCAATTATTTACGATAGGTACCAAGCTGCACAGATGGTTTATGTTCCATTCAGGCATGTATTTCTCTTTATGTAATTGATATATGAAGTGTGTAAAAGCAAGAACTTGGTTTTTCTCATGCACAGCTTTTATGACGGTAATAGCATACTCATGGACAGTAAGATTCTTCATGCATACATACTTTTTTCCAGTGCTTTGTGTGTAGACATGGGCAAAAAGACTGTTCGAGAGATGGTTGAGAAGTAGCTTTTGTTCCATTTGATAACCAAAGGTACATACTCATCAGATAGCATACATAACTTTCCATCATCTGTTTTGGCTTCGTATACACTCATGTATGTCACTTCACCATCTGCACCAGCGCACTTTATAAGCGGTATATAATGCATGTTTGTACTAGCAAAGTCCACTTTCCAGTTCTGTGCAACAAAAGCAAGAAGATCCAAATAAATATCCTCCGGTAACACCGCAGCAAGATCTGATCCTTGGATGCACTTTCCATACCATTCATAATTGACATAACCAACACCAAGAAATCCCAGCACATCGTCATATTCTGTGTTATCAAAGTAGGAACTCAGAATGTCAGTTCCATGTGAAGAAATGTTTGGAACATCAACACCTAATTCCACTGCCTTGTTCACAATGCCCCAAAATGCAGCATTTAGCCGACCAACCTCTGTTGGCTTGCAGAATACTTTTAATGGCGAACAGGTCTCGACACTTAAATTTGTGAGGAAATAATTTAAAACTAATTGACAAGTTGAATCCTTATCAGCTGAAAGAAACGTCTTCCAAGACGTTACTATACAAACCAGCAGCACACTCCCTTCATGTTTACACAAAACCACCATAAGCAGTTAGTTTGTAGTGAAACTCCAGATGGTACTACAGCCATCGATAAATAAATCACGTCCTACAAAGTAGAAAGTGTGTAGTGAAACTTCTCTAAGTTTGTCTCACAGTATATAAAAAGGCACTTAAGTAGGACAGTTGAAAGTAATATCATTACATTCGCCAAAAAAGTTTTAACGGTATCGTAGTTTAACAATTTTATACTGACATGCATGTTATTTTGGAAATTGTGGCCATGTCAGGAGTGTTCTCCAATAAAGAACAAAGGGAAATTGCTAAATCTAGATACACGAAAAGAAGCAAGGATAAGACCATGTAAATCTATATGCCATTCATTGCATACAACATGCTCTACACAACTTGAATTAGAAAAAATAAAAGTTCAACATCTCGATACATTAATTAAAATATTTCAGTTTTGATACATGCCTATGGATAGGTCGACCCCACATACACTCTCATGAGTATCCTAAATGACAATTCTGAAGACTTCACTTCATTCTTTAATGAATTCAGAAGAGCAGCATTGTCGTGGCAACCGCCGTGGAAGGTACACCAACTACGATGTGTCCAAAAAAGGTACTCGGATGGATCATCAACAAGCCCCTTGTAGTGGGCAACCGAATGTAACGGATCACGGAAGACCGCAAGCTGATGAGATTCTCAGCCATTAGAGGGTTAGCTGCGATATGATCCACGGGAGAAACTTGAATTGATTTTGACTTTTGTTCTTCTTTTTGCTTATGTTTTCGTACAACCAAAATGAGAGACAAATCCACAAGTTGACCCAAGTCATCCGACAACAAGATTCGGTATAAAACAGGGTAAGTCGACGGACAAATCAGATTATCAACTCGTAGAAGGTAATAGAGGCCGTGACCCCGATAGATGCATTATCGTCAGGATAGACAGACTTGGGCACAAAGAACTGGACAAAGTCATCAGGATCAGGGAGCCCATCCAAGGGATTGGTGCATGGTACATCAAAGGAGGTTGTGTTTTCGTGTTCAGATATCTGGGTACTGTGAGTGGCGGCGAAGTGAAGTTTAAGCTTGCATTTCAATGCGGATGGTGGCGGTAGTGACCACCGAATGACTTGAGGTTGGGGGAATATGCAAATTGCAGAGACTGTGCTGCCAAACGGCCTCCGTGTGACGAATAGCACAAGCAGGTGCTGGCTGGTGCCACGGACGGCACCGACGACATTGAAGCCGCCACAGAGGAGGATGTCGAAGCTCTTCCCGGCCTCATTCTCGGCGGTATATGGCCACTTCTCCACAGAGATGAAGTGGTCCAGAAGGGCCTCTGCGGAGCCGATGAAGCTGCAGGCATCCCGGGGGCAACTCGCCGTGAGCGCGTAACTGCATGACCGGCGGTGCGTGGGCAGGAAATAGCGGGTCAGCAGGTCGGCGCAGCCGTAGGCGGCGTTGGGGCACCGCACACGGATGGTCTCCACGGCATCCTCCAGGGGCTTGCACCGGCGGTAGCCGTCGGTGTCGTGGCCGCCGGAAACGTTGCACCTCGTTGCTGCGGCCGCCCCTTCCCAGGATAAATGCGCGTTGTGGCACGGGAGGCACACCGCGTGCCCCCGGTCACACTGCAAGAGTGCGATCGAGTGTGAAGAGGCGTGAATTCCAGATGTATAGTTGGGACGGGAGATGTCGCACCTGCAAGATGGGT
It includes:
- the LOC127294264 gene encoding uncharacterized protein gives rise to the protein MSSTECGGLGCDDGECGSLGCDDGECGGLGCEDGRRCCYCGDSPSPPMRCECDGCYERGPCLGWGSFRSLGWGPGSSPPPPPPPPPPPPPPYVLSCGSGSYEVGGDSSRDGVSEAFLASGRRASESEVWDDWADGAPSKSIPIPRPPTVANEWGDCGGSTSDSMSISPSLTPTDVKLADGGRAFDCSACCLPLKPPILQCDRGHAVCLPCHNAHLSWEGAAAATRCNVSGGHDTDGYRRCKPLEDAVETIRVRCPNAAYGCADLLTRYFLPTHRRSCSYALTASCPRDACSFIGSAEALLDHFISVEKWPYTAENEAGKSFDILLCGGFNVVGAVRGTSQHLLVLFVTRRPFGSTVSAICIFPQPQVIRWSLPPPSALKCKLKLHFAATHSTQISEHENTTSFDVPCTNPLDGLPDPDDFVQFFVPKSVYPDDNASIGVTASITFYELII